Below is a genomic region from Bacteroidales bacterium.
GAAAAATCCATGTTGGATATTCTTCTTGGCAGACTGATTCCTGTTTTTTAATAATTTATTGAACTACTTTACTTTAAGTGCTTCTAATTTCATTTTATGGTTTGGTGTTTTTTATCCTTCCTAATTTAAGACGCAATGAGAAATTACTTATGTAAACAATAAAAGAATTACTCCAGCAGAAAGCCAATCCATCAAAATCCACATAACATCCACTTATGATATTTACTGAAGCTGTGGGTTTTTTAATTATATTAGCACTTTAAATTCGTAACATTGACAACCAGCTCGGAGTAGAATGCAATTGTAGAATCAGGGTTTATTGAGCACTCTAAATATAGCGCTAATGAAAGAAAAGAAATTTTCCAAAGTCGCCATCAGAGAAACCAATGAAACCAAAAAGGTTCGTATTGGTTCGGATTTGAAACCAGAAGTAAGCGAGGAACTGATAGAAAAGTGGCAGTCATTGTTAGACGTTACAGCCAGAATCATTGATGTTCCCGCTGCCTCGATTATGAAATTGCATGAAGATTATATCGAGGTGTTTTTAAATAGCCAAATTGTCGAGAATCCTTTATATGCAGGTCAAAAGATAGAGCTGATTTATGGGGTTTATTGTGAAACCACAATTGGTAAACAACAAAAATTATTGGTTCCTGATGCAACCAAAAGTGAAATTTGGAAGCACCACAAACATGCTATAGATTTAAATCTGATCTCCTATTTGGGCTTTCCCGTTAATTATCCCGACGGGGAAGTTTTTGGTACTCTATGTGTGCATGATAACAAAGAGAACCACTACAATGAACTCCATAAGGATTTAATGGACAAAATGAGACAACATATAGAGACCGATCTGGAGCTTCTCATTTCAAATCACCAGTTGGAGCAGTCCAATGAAATGAAATCAAAGTTTTTATCGCTTATTTCTCATGATGTTCGGGGTGCTGTGTCGTCCTTGGATGGATTTATAGAGCTGTTGATATCCAGATTTCATAGCTACGAACGCAATGAATTGCAAAATAAGCTGAAAACCATAAGAGTAACTACCAATTCGCTTAACCAGACCCTTCAAAATCTGTTGACCTGGTCAAAACAGGATTTCGTTCAATTACAGCCGTATAAGAAACAGGTGGATCTGATCGCCGTTCTAACCAAAATTTTGGATTTTCTGAAGCCAAGGATTGAATATAAAGCGTTGGAAGTGAACACGGATTATCCCTCTGAGGGGGTTTTTGTTCATGCCGACCCCAATATGCTGGAGACAGCACTGCGAAACATTATTTCCAATGCCGTGAAGTTTACCGAAAATGAAGGGAAAATATTTATTAGGGTTTTTGAGACAGAGCAGGGAGTTGAAATTGAAATTGAGGATACGGGAATGGGCATGGATGAAAAGACAGCCAATAAGTTATTTACCTATAACTATTCTGAGGGGACTGATGATAAAGGACAAGAAAGTTCGGGTATAGGACTGTTGTTAAGTAAAGAGTTCCTCGATAAAAACGATGCCACGGTAAAAGTTTCAAGTAAATTAGGAGAAGGTAGCAGATTTACTGTAACCATTTAA
It encodes:
- a CDS encoding GAF domain-containing sensor histidine kinase produces the protein MKEKKFSKVAIRETNETKKVRIGSDLKPEVSEELIEKWQSLLDVTARIIDVPAASIMKLHEDYIEVFLNSQIVENPLYAGQKIELIYGVYCETTIGKQQKLLVPDATKSEIWKHHKHAIDLNLISYLGFPVNYPDGEVFGTLCVHDNKENHYNELHKDLMDKMRQHIETDLELLISNHQLEQSNEMKSKFLSLISHDVRGAVSSLDGFIELLISRFHSYERNELQNKLKTIRVTTNSLNQTLQNLLTWSKQDFVQLQPYKKQVDLIAVLTKILDFLKPRIEYKALEVNTDYPSEGVFVHADPNMLETALRNIISNAVKFTENEGKIFIRVFETEQGVEIEIEDTGMGMDEKTANKLFTYNYSEGTDDKGQESSGIGLLLSKEFLDKNDATVKVSSKLGEGSRFTVTI